The nucleotide window ttgtataatcattttaaaaaaatgaataaaacatataactcacatgaaaataaaattaattttttaataataaatctcactctaTTTCATAGTGATTACACAACATTTACAAATTTcatgattgtatgtagaattactctatcattttaaaataaagtgcCTCAGTGCTCTGAATGGTTACTCTTGATGCTGCTATCTGTCTTTTTGAAGATTGATGCtgtatctctctctcctttgataaataaaagtaaaattttattaataggaATAGGCATTCCTCAATTACACagaaaaatattaacttttataaGATAGCACGTCTAGTAGCCCTGAGCATCAGAGACCGATGCTTAAGAGCCATAGGTACTTGCAATACAAATTCACTAGCCAATCAAATTCTAAAATGGGAAGAACATGAATACAAACCAGCAAGCTTGGCCGCTTAAAACAATCCAAAGTAGGTACCACAATCAGACTTGTGGAGCCCATTGCTCAAGTTTCCAAACCTCCCAGAGAAATTCGGGAATGATCCCTATATTGTAATTCATTACTACAAAATAATCTATAACGTATTGGTTATGTCGACTTAAGAATGTTATAactgcttctttttcttctcgaAATATTGGTAGCTCCGCTGGAAGTTCAGTACTGCCCACACCAGATGCCATAAACCTAACTCTGGCCATAGTGCAGTTGGAGAGTACAATGGACAGTTAGTAGTCTGCCAAAGAAGAAAATTGCTGAGGCGGGTCTCCCCAGAAGTTCGGATCAGGATATCAGGCTCGGGCGCCACTGACATGTACATGTGTTTCTCAACATCTAACAGCTTTATAGGAGGTAGCACCCATTGATTCTTCATGCTCTCTTCAACTCCTTCGATCAAATCATTGCAAGCTCTACTTGCAGCTTCATCCCATTTCATTTTGCAGGATCCCCCAACAGCATCCACaactacatttttctttttgtctccAGTTACACTATCGTAAACTCTACTTGTGTTCAACACCTGAAGTTTATTGGAGCTATTTTCACAATATCTTTGAACATTATGCATAATGACACCATGTATTTCATCAACTTCTTCAGCACCTTCAGTCACACCATTGCTAACTTTACTTACATTTCGTTCTTCAATCTCGTTCCTTTTAATCTTGCAGGATTCTTGAATAGCATGCAGGATTTCATCATAAGAAGTGTAGGCTACACAGATCAAAAGAACAGTCTTGGTATTGATGGCAGTGGCTGCCATTGCCTTCTCAGCCGCAACCCTGACAGGCTCGCTCAAAAGATTTAGGTTACCTATAAAGTATATTCTGATACCATATTGGTCTACAATACTTTCTTCCCTTAACAATTCTTCAATCTTTTCTAGCATTAGATTCATCAAGGATTGAACCTCTTCAGGACGCCTTTTGAAATTTTCAATGCTGAAGGCATAGACTGTTGCATATTTCACCCCCAGTTCATAGCAGTAACAAAGCGTCTTCATGAGAGCCAGATAGCCAGCCTTGTGGCCAGCCCCTTCTGCCATGTTGTGCTTCTTTGCATACCTTCGGTTTCCATCCATGATGAATGCGATGTGATTGGGAAGTGGACCCACTGAAAGAATACTAAAAAGGCACTTTCTCAAAAAACTACCCAGACCCCCAGACAATTGGCTTAAACTATCATCTCTATCTTTCGCCATTATATGACCAGTGCCAAAATAAGCTGTTCAAGAGGaatacagattttttttataagtaagaggtAAACAAATCTTAGGCCATATCGGTAGAAAAACCACAGGCAGCAACAGAGATAAGAGAATAAAGCAAATAATCATGAGGTTTGGAGGAAAATGTGAATAAATTTTCAATGCGATAGCTCAGTCAGTGATGTTACAGCATGAAGAAGTTCGATTCTTACAAGAAACTCAAGAACCAAAAGAACCAAGATTATAACTCCCAAcccaaccaagaaaaaaaaacaacaacaaagcaCTCAAAACTAGTGTTTTGGCGAATTAAAAGCTACTTCTAGTGGGTGCCTGATAAAATTGACTTCTATactaatccaaaaaaaaatgacttcTATTACCAATCAAGTAATGTCTTTTTGAGTGTACACGAATACTAGGTTAACTAATCAGCAGATTGGGCAAAGATTTCCTATGAGACTATCTCTGTGTTGACATGAAACGGTCAAAATACCAAGACTAAAAAGCAGATAGATAGCTATATTTATAAACACATGCATCAATTCATCAAAAAGGGATGAGGACATCCCAAGTCACCCAGATGTAGAGATTGTTTTTCAGATCTCATTCTAAAGCATCATTCTTGGAACATAACTTCAAGTCTTCAAgcttttatgattaaatatgatGATATAGCTACACTGATCGAGGGATTAAAACTTCTTTATTTACTCATATTCCCTCTCGTTCTAGGCTGAGATTCCATTTAAGCTGCACTTGCCATAATCGAATATatctttcttttactttttccgTTTTCCCTATTATTTGAATTTCCGAACAACCACAAAATACCAAGACAACATACATGGGGCAAGTATGCAAAGCCATTACATATCTATGAAATAGGAAAGGACTTACATGAATAACCAAGTCACTATTACAGTTCCAAGATCAAGGCAAAAATAACCATGAGCATCTGGATCACCCACGATTCAGAAGAAAGAGACTAGAAACCTGCCATATTTTCATCGAATACAAAGCTCATGGTTAGTGCTGCGCCACtccctcatatatatatatatatatatagagggaCAGAAGTCTAATCGATATTATGAAGAAAGAAACATGAATAGACCTGAAGAGACATTTATTTCAATTAAAAGAAAGAGCAGTGGAAAGTTGAAACTACAAACAGCCGCCCACACGGCCACACCTTTTATTCCCGAGTGGTACTCAGCCGACTCTATGTGCCGCTAGTGCGAGTGAGGTACACTACTTTATTTATACCgagtgagggagaaggagacGGGAAGAACCGAACCGCACAAAAGCACGCAGAAACGACAATGTGGCATgtgcttataaaataaaataaaaagagtcgACAACACGTGTAATTATGTAAAGGGGCAACGTAGAAGTAGAGCTAAACAGGAAGAGTAGGTTTACCTGTGCCTTAATTTAAGGCAGCGTCCACGCTGGAAGCTTGAAATGACCAAAACGTCCCGGTAAAAGAATCGAAAGGCACGAGCTCCTATATTCCCGTGACCTCCTTCCCCCTTCGGCACCGACCTCTGCTTCCCTTCCCCGTTTCTCGCCGGCGTGTAGTTTAGTCGTAAAATCGGGCGTCTACTGAATTAAGCTGGAAGGCATACCCAGTCTTCATCTGCGCCAATACTGTGGCTGGAAATTCTGTGGGACTTGGGCGAGGTGTCAATCGGTGGACTTGTTCTCCGCGAACCCTAGCATGGGAGAGGTAAAGAGGCACGGTTTGGGGGGGAGGTGAGCAACAGTGAATCCCGATACACGTTTACTAGCTGTCtttctctatttgtttttgGCCACCTCATCTTGGCCGGCGGTGTGAGAGAgagtattttatcttttatcttattCTATTTTAGAGATATTTCTacgataaattatttatttattaaataaattattattaatttaatatttattttataattttttatttcttttatattttataatttaaatctattataaattatatgaactcaaatgcttatatatatatatataaataataattaataatataattattatgtaataataaaatgaaagagaaattaatataaattatttaacgaAGGATGCATGGTAACCGAGAATTATAGTAgctaacaattaaaatatttattttttatctctttcaATGTAAACTATTTTAAAAGGACAACTGTTAGGGTCATCGACAGCTCTACCGACAGGTAAAAAATGCAcattgttcttttgttttgttttttgtttttcaagcatttcttaaatcaatttaaatatttaaaaaaattataaatttattaaaaaatatttttttaattattaaataaaaaaaatcaaatcaataaaaaCTATCGAATAATTCGATTTGaattctttcaatttatttaatctcatcttattttatattattattataatttttttaaaatttttatataaaatataataaataatttatttttttaaaatcttaatttagattatgtttaaatattaaaatgagttgaattgaattgaattacgataataaaatattattaaaatattaatttttaatattattattattttaaaatttaaaaaatttaaattatttattatattttatattaaaattaaaaaaaattataataataaatta belongs to Juglans regia cultivar Chandler chromosome 8, Walnut 2.0, whole genome shotgun sequence and includes:
- the LOC108979967 gene encoding rubber cis-polyprenyltransferase HRT2-like, giving the protein MAKDRDDSLSQLSGGLGSFLRKCLFSILSVGPLPNHIAFIMDGNRRYAKKHNMAEGAGHKAGYLALMKTLCYCYELGVKYATVYAFSIENFKRRPEEVQSLMNLMLEKIEELLREESIVDQYGIRIYFIGNLNLLSEPVRVAAEKAMAATAINTKTVLLICVAYTSYDEILHAIQESCKIKRNEIEERNVSKVSNGVTEGAEEVDEIHGVIMHNVQRYCENSSNKLQVLNTSRVYDSVTGDKKKNVVVDAVGGSCKMKWDEAASRACNDLIEGVEESMKNQWVLPPIKLLDVEKHMYMSVAPEPDILIRTSGETRLSNFLLWQTTNCPLYSPTALWPELGLWHLVWAVLNFQRSYQYFEKKKKQL